From the Paenibacillus sp. FSL H8-0548 genome, one window contains:
- a CDS encoding sensor histidine kinase, translating into MNGVKPFNTIRKKLMLLLLAATILPIATSMIISYNATTKSITEEAIAKNNRLLSLGKTNIMNYMNNINQKSLAVYNAMNVPRSLYYILEHSMEDEVFPNDITDVIRNRNLLKDHLYNIYQSVSEFHKVRLYVVNQNATYLLWNDDIKVGQNVEEIPETLKKAYIEPTHKSHNYGLVNLKSSASEELVFTLHRPIFRAPSDELLAELSIDVKLLVLEDLNRQLYDSGEESFYIVDAEGQIVLSSNKAEIGTEAAQSWLGSIVESGQDSGHFDWKAGAFDGMIFYDRIKTPYMDWYLIKQTPYKHLFSAADRIARINTAVGIVFLAIVVLATLFISIRFTKPLLRLIGYVNKIETGNLNVSIDIHSNDEIGLLARRFRSMMQTINNLILTEYRLEIANKTNELKALQAQVNPHFLYNALQSIGTVSLQHGDTKAYSLITSLGKMMRYHMNTMDAVVELSRELDYVQAYLDLQKQRFDTALHIQLHIEEQSRHILVPKMILQPLLENFFKHGFVQSSEEPSELIIASKLDETQTWLTITIADNGRGLSEERRQEILLRLERVTTHGAPQTSKQEEGGIGLHNVLSRLRLHFNATAFMELQHVQPHGFSVTIHIPLAKENEG; encoded by the coding sequence ATGAATGGAGTTAAGCCATTTAATACGATTCGAAAAAAACTGATGCTCCTGCTGCTCGCAGCAACGATTTTGCCCATCGCGACCTCCATGATTATCTCCTATAATGCGACAACCAAATCGATCACAGAGGAAGCCATTGCCAAAAATAATCGACTGCTTTCCCTAGGCAAAACCAATATTATGAACTACATGAACAACATTAATCAGAAATCACTCGCTGTCTATAACGCGATGAACGTACCGCGCTCCTTGTATTATATTTTGGAGCACAGTATGGAGGATGAGGTATTTCCGAACGATATTACCGACGTCATCCGCAATCGCAATCTACTGAAGGACCACCTGTACAACATCTATCAAAGCGTCAGCGAATTCCATAAAGTACGATTGTATGTCGTGAACCAAAACGCAACCTATCTACTCTGGAATGACGACATCAAGGTCGGACAAAATGTGGAGGAAATACCAGAAACTCTCAAGAAGGCCTATATTGAGCCTACGCATAAAAGCCATAATTACGGACTCGTCAATCTTAAATCATCCGCGAGCGAGGAGCTTGTATTCACGCTGCATCGCCCGATATTTCGTGCGCCAAGCGACGAGCTGCTCGCCGAGCTGTCCATCGATGTCAAGCTGCTTGTACTGGAGGACTTAAATCGTCAGCTCTATGACAGCGGTGAGGAAAGCTTCTATATTGTCGATGCCGAGGGACAAATTGTGCTATCCTCAAACAAAGCTGAGATTGGCACAGAAGCTGCGCAAAGCTGGCTCGGTTCTATTGTAGAATCCGGTCAGGACAGCGGGCATTTCGATTGGAAGGCGGGAGCGTTCGACGGGATGATTTTTTATGATCGAATTAAAACGCCATATATGGACTGGTATTTAATTAAGCAAACGCCTTATAAGCATCTCTTTAGCGCTGCGGATCGAATTGCCCGGATTAATACAGCCGTCGGAATTGTGTTTCTTGCTATCGTGGTGCTCGCGACATTATTCATTTCCATCCGATTTACGAAGCCACTGCTGCGCTTGATCGGGTACGTGAACAAAATTGAAACGGGTAATTTGAACGTATCGATCGACATTCACAGCAATGACGAAATCGGCCTGCTCGCCAGACGCTTCCGCTCGATGATGCAGACGATTAACAATTTGATTTTGACAGAATATCGGCTCGAGATTGCCAACAAGACCAATGAGCTGAAGGCGCTGCAAGCGCAGGTAAATCCTCACTTTTTGTATAATGCGCTGCAGTCGATCGGAACAGTTTCACTACAGCACGGTGATACGAAGGCTTATTCACTCATTACCTCCCTTGGCAAAATGATGCGCTATCACATGAACACGATGGATGCAGTCGTAGAGCTTAGCAGAGAACTCGATTATGTACAGGCCTATCTCGACCTTCAGAAGCAGCGCTTTGATACTGCTCTGCATATTCAGCTTCATATAGAGGAGCAATCCAGACATATTCTCGTTCCAAAAATGATTCTGCAGCCGCTGCTTGAAAATTTCTTCAAGCACGGCTTCGTGCAATCGTCCGAGGAGCCCTCGGAGCTGATCATTGCCAGCAAGCTGGATGAAACACAGACATGGCTCACCATTACCATTGCGGATAATGGACGCGGCCTGTCTGAAGAGCGCCGGCAGGAAATTTTGCTGAGGCTGGAGCGTGTGACCACGCACGGGGCTCCTCAGACGAGTAAGCAGGAGGAAGGAGGGATCGGCTTGCACAACGTGCTTTCAAGGCTGCGCCTGCATTTTAACGCAACGGCTTTCATGGAGCTTCAGCATGTGCAGCCGCACGGCTTTTCCGTAACGATCCATATTCCGCTGGCAAAGGAGAATGAAGGATGA
- a CDS encoding pirin family protein, with amino-acid sequence MINVFSDATRHSADLGWLRSRPSFSFGGYHDPNRTGFSVMRVCNDDSLDPGKGFGAHPHSDMEIVSIVLNGLIRHEDNMGNSVVTSFGEVQRMSAGTGVIHTEFNASETEELRLLQLWFMPKERGMAPSYEASRFDINKLHNALLPVVSDQGLEEAASIGQDMTIYLSKLETGKQLPYEVKSGRKQFVFIIEGQLQVHGETLATGDTAQIEAVEELVFTAKEPAFFMLIDLP; translated from the coding sequence ATGATTAACGTATTTTCCGATGCAACGCGGCATTCAGCCGATCTCGGCTGGCTGCGCAGCCGGCCAAGCTTCTCATTCGGTGGCTATCATGATCCGAATCGGACAGGCTTTAGTGTTATGCGTGTGTGTAATGACGATTCTTTAGATCCAGGCAAAGGCTTTGGCGCTCATCCGCATAGTGATATGGAAATTGTATCTATCGTATTAAACGGTTTAATTAGACATGAAGATAATATGGGCAATTCTGTCGTAACCTCGTTTGGCGAAGTACAGCGTATGTCGGCGGGTACAGGTGTCATTCATACAGAGTTCAATGCATCGGAGACGGAGGAGCTTCGTTTGCTTCAGCTGTGGTTTATGCCTAAGGAGCGGGGCATGGCGCCGTCTTACGAAGCGAGCAGGTTCGATATTAATAAACTGCACAATGCGCTGCTTCCTGTCGTATCTGATCAAGGGCTGGAGGAAGCTGCCTCAATCGGCCAAGATATGACGATCTATTTGAGTAAGCTTGAGACAGGCAAGCAGCTGCCGTACGAAGTTAAGTCTGGTCGCAAACAGTTCGTATTCATCATTGAGGGTCAGCTGCAAGTGCATGGCGAAACGTTGGCGACAGGTGATACGGCTCAGATCGAGGCAGTGGAGGAGCTTGTTTTTACTGCTAAGGAGCCGGCCTTTTTTATGCTGATTGATCTGCCATAG
- the ggt gene encoding gamma-glutamyltransferase translates to MNQSVIGTKAMIVSPHYLATAAGARILEQGGNAFDAAVAVSACLAVVYPHMTSLGGDSFWLSYEHSEGKARGYNASGRSGYNANIGAYAGMSAIPNRGIESIVTVPGMVDGWDAVHREYGRLSWAKVLAPAIEYAENGFPMSKDQYHNTVHNEAVLARTLETADIYLPGGQAVKIGERFKQPALAKTLRRLAEFGRDEFYKGETAKEIVRFLGKHDGLLTADDLADHHGDWVTPIEGSYRGYTLHQMPPNSQGFSAIMALQILEQFKLGEIEHGSHDYYQLCVESLKLSFRDRNQYLSDPAFANVPLERLLDKGYAASLAASIELNRASSEKSEVLGSDTAYAAVVDEEGNSVSFIQSLYFEFGSGVVAGNTGVLLQNRGSFFSLDPNHVNSLKPAKRTFHTLMPAMASRDGKPAVLYGTQGGEGQPQTQTAIFTRMIDYGMDPQQAINEPRWVWGRTWGEPTQELKIEGRVAAEVLESLAQAGHTVRKVKDFDGIMGHAHAIMRDEQGFLQGGSDPRCDGAAIGW, encoded by the coding sequence GTGAATCAGTCCGTAATCGGTACGAAAGCAATGATTGTCAGCCCTCATTATTTGGCTACTGCGGCTGGGGCGCGTATTTTGGAGCAGGGCGGCAATGCGTTTGATGCCGCTGTTGCCGTCAGTGCCTGTCTCGCAGTCGTTTATCCGCATATGACAAGCTTGGGAGGAGATTCCTTCTGGCTCAGCTATGAGCATTCGGAAGGAAAGGCACGCGGCTACAACGCCAGCGGTCGTTCTGGATATAACGCTAATATAGGTGCCTACGCAGGCATGTCGGCCATTCCGAATCGCGGTATTGAAAGTATTGTGACGGTGCCCGGCATGGTTGACGGCTGGGATGCGGTTCATCGTGAATACGGACGGCTTTCATGGGCGAAGGTGCTGGCTCCTGCTATCGAATATGCTGAAAATGGTTTTCCAATGTCGAAGGATCAATATCATAATACGGTGCATAACGAAGCGGTGCTGGCGAGGACACTTGAGACGGCGGATATTTATTTGCCAGGCGGGCAGGCCGTAAAGATAGGCGAGCGATTTAAGCAGCCTGCGCTTGCGAAGACGCTGCGGCGCTTAGCGGAATTTGGCCGCGATGAGTTTTATAAGGGTGAGACTGCGAAGGAAATCGTTCGTTTTCTAGGCAAGCATGATGGCCTTTTGACAGCGGATGATTTGGCGGATCATCATGGCGATTGGGTGACGCCGATCGAGGGCAGCTACCGTGGCTACACGCTTCATCAGATGCCGCCCAATTCACAGGGCTTCTCCGCGATTATGGCGCTTCAAATATTGGAGCAATTTAAGCTCGGTGAAATCGAGCATGGCTCCCATGATTACTATCAGCTATGTGTCGAGTCGCTTAAGCTGAGCTTCCGCGACCGAAACCAATATTTATCCGATCCTGCGTTTGCGAACGTGCCGCTGGAGCGGCTGCTGGACAAAGGCTACGCAGCGAGTCTAGCAGCCTCTATCGAGCTGAATCGTGCATCATCGGAAAAATCGGAGGTGCTGGGCAGCGATACTGCCTATGCGGCAGTTGTAGATGAGGAGGGGAATTCCGTCTCCTTTATTCAAAGCTTATACTTTGAGTTTGGTTCAGGCGTGGTGGCAGGAAACACAGGTGTTTTATTGCAAAATAGAGGCTCCTTCTTCTCGCTCGATCCGAATCATGTAAACAGTCTTAAGCCTGCTAAGCGGACCTTTCATACGTTAATGCCAGCGATGGCTAGTCGCGATGGCAAGCCTGCGGTGCTTTACGGCACGCAAGGCGGGGAAGGACAGCCGCAGACGCAGACAGCGATATTTACTCGAATGATAGATTACGGAATGGACCCGCAGCAAGCGATCAATGAGCCTAGATGGGTGTGGGGCCGAACATGGGGCGAGCCTACACAGGAGCTGAAAATAGAAGGGCGTGTAGCTGCAGAGGTGCTGGAGTCATTGGCGCAGGCAGGACATACGGTACGAAAAGTAAAAGATTTTGATGGTATTATGGGGCATGCCCACGCCATTATGCGCGATGAGCAGGGATTTCTTCAAGGCGGATCAGATCCGCGCTGCGACGGGGCAGCTATAGGCTGGTAG
- a CDS encoding response regulator, whose amino-acid sequence MKALIIDDEKHVREAIRLLVPWERFGIDTLLEAQDGMSATHLIRTERPEIIFTDMMMPNMDGTELLQWVAEHAPASKIIVISGHDDFSLVRHAVKYGGVDYILKPIDAEQLVGALTKAVNCWTTEEQERTRKLQMNIELNQLKPIYLEQYFSALINEPGSYPSLAETLRQELGITKSVTQARIAIARFDLTSPSIREKFVSGLDLLLFSLTNICNEFLKETELGFALRHRGQEHELLLLFWGEGEQAPQLLAAINDAIFLALKTRLHFGVGRAEAFPLSAASAYQQAKLALLRRNLLVHDSYCHLFDEAHSTSENTLLLFSEHEESIRFAVQSGSKEQIRRAFQPWFDKLDQSGYISLKQLFPWRQQYELAKTIWKSKSVQNRSNGQERPSEESVSLPVDENGSFDYELWKKMIYEEACDVSSQLSESDKERSVIDDIAKYIEQHPQEEITLQDISERFYLSREYISRKFKQETNGNLSDFIAEVRIKRAKELLANRQLKISQVAELVGFQDEKYFSRVFKKRTSCSPNDYRKQHYGENE is encoded by the coding sequence ATGAAGGCATTAATCATTGACGATGAGAAGCATGTAAGAGAAGCCATTCGCCTGCTTGTACCGTGGGAACGCTTTGGCATCGATACGCTGCTCGAAGCACAGGACGGTATGTCCGCTACCCATCTCATCCGCACCGAACGACCGGAAATTATTTTTACCGATATGATGATGCCGAATATGGATGGCACAGAGCTGCTGCAATGGGTGGCGGAGCATGCGCCTGCTAGTAAAATTATCGTTATCAGCGGACATGATGACTTCAGTCTCGTGCGCCATGCGGTAAAGTATGGCGGTGTCGATTATATTTTGAAGCCGATTGATGCGGAGCAGCTGGTAGGTGCACTTACGAAAGCGGTCAACTGCTGGACGACCGAGGAGCAGGAACGCACCCGAAAGCTCCAAATGAATATCGAGCTCAACCAGCTTAAGCCTATCTATTTGGAGCAGTATTTCTCGGCGCTGATCAACGAGCCAGGCAGCTATCCCAGCTTAGCCGAGACGCTAAGGCAGGAACTTGGCATCACTAAGTCCGTTACACAAGCACGAATCGCCATCGCTAGATTTGATCTCACTTCTCCTAGCATTAGAGAGAAGTTTGTATCTGGGCTGGATTTGCTATTGTTTTCTTTGACGAATATTTGTAATGAGTTTCTTAAGGAGACAGAGCTTGGCTTCGCGCTTCGCCACCGGGGGCAGGAGCATGAGCTGCTGCTGCTGTTCTGGGGAGAGGGCGAGCAGGCGCCTCAGCTGCTTGCAGCCATAAACGATGCGATATTTTTGGCGCTGAAGACGCGTCTTCACTTTGGAGTCGGGCGCGCAGAAGCCTTTCCTCTGTCAGCAGCAAGCGCGTATCAGCAAGCAAAGCTCGCACTGCTTAGGCGTAATTTGCTCGTTCATGATTCGTATTGCCATCTGTTTGATGAAGCCCATTCTACTTCGGAAAATACACTGCTTCTCTTCAGCGAGCATGAAGAAAGCATACGATTCGCTGTACAAAGCGGCAGCAAGGAGCAAATACGCCGCGCCTTTCAGCCTTGGTTCGATAAGCTTGATCAAAGCGGATATATTTCACTCAAACAGCTATTTCCATGGAGACAGCAATATGAGCTTGCCAAAACGATATGGAAATCCAAAAGCGTTCAAAACCGCAGCAATGGACAGGAACGTCCTTCCGAAGAATCGGTATCGCTGCCTGTCGACGAAAATGGATCTTTTGATTACGAGCTGTGGAAGAAAATGATATATGAAGAGGCATGTGACGTTTCCTCGCAGCTTTCGGAGTCAGACAAAGAGCGCAGTGTGATCGATGACATTGCAAAATATATCGAGCAGCATCCGCAGGAGGAAATTACACTGCAGGATATATCGGAGCGCTTTTATTTGAGCAGAGAGTATATCTCGCGGAAATTCAAGCAGGAGACTAACGGGAATCTGTCGGATTTCATTGCTGAGGTTCGTATCAAACGCGCGAAGGAGCTGCTGGCGAATAGACAGCTAAAAATTTCACAGGTGGCCGAGCTTGTTGGTTTCCAGGACGAGAAATATTTTAGCCGTGTATTTAAGAAACGTACGAGCTGTTCTCCCAATGACTACCGCAAGCAGCATTACGGTGAAAATGAATAG
- a CDS encoding chromate transporter, whose amino-acid sequence MEWINLIIGFFVANALGYGGGPASIPLMYREIVTNHAWTTPVEFSNILALGNALPGPIATKIAAFVGYDVGGWIGLIAALTATIVPSAIALILLLKVLQKHRQSPVVKGMTLLVQPVIAIMMLLLTWQMAESSVESIGIIQSLIIAAVAFWAMQFRKIHPAIVIVIAFAYGGLVIPHLNVL is encoded by the coding sequence GTGGAATGGATTAATTTAATTATCGGTTTCTTTGTTGCCAATGCGCTCGGCTATGGCGGGGGACCTGCCTCCATTCCGCTTATGTACCGGGAGATCGTGACCAATCATGCGTGGACAACGCCGGTGGAGTTTTCGAATATCCTGGCTTTAGGAAATGCACTCCCAGGACCAATAGCAACAAAAATTGCCGCTTTTGTCGGCTACGACGTCGGAGGATGGATCGGCTTAATCGCGGCCCTTACGGCAACGATAGTACCTTCAGCTATAGCACTTATTCTGCTTCTTAAAGTATTGCAAAAGCATCGGCAATCGCCCGTTGTGAAGGGCATGACGCTGCTCGTGCAGCCCGTCATTGCGATCATGATGCTGCTTCTCACATGGCAAATGGCGGAGAGCTCTGTCGAATCGATTGGTATTATTCAATCCCTTATTATTGCTGCCGTCGCCTTCTGGGCGATGCAATTCCGCAAAATCCATCCTGCCATCGTCATCGTTATCGCATTTGCTTACGGCGGGCTCGTCATCCCGCACCTGAATGTTCTTTAG
- a CDS encoding cold-shock protein → MYNRKKPLEEIPEENTKVWTCETEGCNSWMRDNFAFEHVPTCLICHAPMVSGEKMLPALNNSNSDMKALKKGTPIT, encoded by the coding sequence ATGTACAATCGTAAAAAACCGCTTGAAGAAATTCCGGAAGAAAACACGAAGGTATGGACATGTGAGACAGAAGGGTGCAACAGTTGGATGCGCGATAACTTCGCGTTTGAGCATGTGCCTACATGTTTGATCTGCCATGCACCAATGGTCAGCGGCGAGAAGATGCTGCCAGCCCTCAATAACTCTAATAGTGACATGAAGGCGTTGAAGAAGGGCACACCGATTACGTAG
- a CDS encoding amidase, translating into MKTSELEAGTEMKQSWNAYANEQVVVEPLAEGSLSGKTFAVKDVFNIAGHTSGAGNPDWLRSHGPSTRHAVVVDKLLRSGARLEGTTITDEIMYSINGENAHYGTPMNLSAPGRIPGGSSSGSAVAVSAGLADFAIGTDTGGSIRVPAAYCGIYGIRPTHGAVPTGGLIPLAPSFDTVGWMARDAQTLLDVGRILLDSPEDSEESFSRLLLAQDIWSLTDEHSMAAASPFFDALSGLVEWNEDVVVAPDGLRDWMNAFRTIQGIEIWREHEEWITSVKPSFGPGIAERFAWASTLKTEENAEAYALREAVRHRMDALLGDDAILIVPAVPAIAPLLNMAGPEVEQRRMQTLEMCCVAGLSGLPQVTVPIAGELGFPIGISFIAGRGQDLRLLEWVANNAAEKIKQLS; encoded by the coding sequence ATGAAGACGAGCGAACTGGAGGCAGGGACAGAGATGAAGCAAAGCTGGAACGCGTATGCGAATGAGCAGGTAGTAGTAGAGCCGCTGGCAGAAGGAAGTCTTAGCGGAAAAACGTTTGCGGTTAAGGATGTGTTTAATATTGCGGGTCATACTTCGGGAGCAGGCAATCCAGATTGGCTTCGCTCTCATGGCCCGTCTACCAGGCATGCTGTCGTTGTAGATAAGCTTCTGCGCAGCGGTGCCAGGCTTGAGGGAACGACCATTACCGATGAAATTATGTATAGCATTAATGGTGAGAACGCACATTACGGCACACCCATGAACCTGAGTGCGCCGGGCCGCATTCCCGGTGGCTCCTCGAGCGGGTCAGCGGTTGCTGTATCAGCAGGTTTAGCGGATTTTGCTATTGGTACCGATACGGGAGGCTCCATTCGAGTGCCAGCCGCATATTGCGGGATCTATGGCATACGTCCTACGCATGGAGCAGTTCCCACTGGCGGGCTAATTCCACTCGCCCCCAGCTTTGACACAGTGGGCTGGATGGCTCGCGACGCCCAGACGCTGCTTGATGTGGGACGTATTTTGCTTGATTCGCCTGAGGACAGTGAAGAGTCTTTCTCAAGATTGCTGCTTGCCCAAGATATATGGTCATTAACAGATGAGCATTCGATGGCAGCAGCGTCGCCTTTCTTTGACGCACTGAGCGGACTGGTGGAATGGAATGAGGATGTAGTCGTTGCTCCGGACGGTTTACGGGACTGGATGAATGCGTTTCGTACGATTCAAGGAATTGAAATTTGGCGTGAGCATGAGGAATGGATTACAAGCGTGAAGCCCTCGTTCGGGCCTGGCATAGCTGAACGATTTGCATGGGCGAGCACGCTAAAGACGGAAGAAAATGCTGAGGCCTATGCGCTGCGTGAAGCGGTGCGCCACAGAATGGACGCCTTGCTTGGAGATGATGCAATACTGATTGTTCCAGCAGTACCGGCGATTGCTCCGCTTCTAAATATGGCTGGCCCTGAGGTAGAGCAGCGCCGTATGCAGACGCTCGAAATGTGTTGTGTGGCTGGACTGTCAGGATTGCCGCAGGTGACGGTGCCGATAGCTGGCGAGCTTGGTTTTCCTATAGGGATATCCTTTATCGCAGGTCGTGGCCAAGATCTAAGGCTGCTGGAATGGGTAGCTAATAACGCAGCAGAAAAAATAAAGCAGCTAAGCTAA
- a CDS encoding chromate transporter, which produces MGNKIMNNRYMQLSWAMMKTGIIGYGGGPSVIPLIRYEAVTNYKWIEDEEFGEILAIANALPGPIATKMAAYLGYREKGTLGAVTAVLAHIIPSGLAMILLLSFVQYLSSAAFIQGMIGAVTPVVAVMLGMMAYEFGERAVKGLGKYVGFGFFAIAFGLLQGIHIHPAIVIVAFLGYGAFHLRTVAALQRRKQKKQQRRAQQKEGVTRGMD; this is translated from the coding sequence ATGGGAAATAAAATAATGAACAACCGCTATATGCAGCTATCTTGGGCGATGATGAAGACGGGCATTATCGGTTATGGAGGCGGACCTTCGGTTATTCCGCTTATTCGTTACGAGGCAGTCACCAATTACAAGTGGATTGAAGATGAGGAGTTTGGCGAGATTCTTGCGATAGCCAATGCATTGCCCGGTCCTATTGCAACCAAAATGGCCGCTTATCTGGGCTATAGAGAGAAAGGAACCCTTGGAGCTGTTACAGCGGTTCTTGCCCACATCATTCCGTCCGGCCTTGCGATGATTTTGCTGCTGAGCTTTGTTCAGTATTTGAGCAGCGCCGCCTTTATTCAAGGGATGATCGGCGCGGTAACGCCCGTCGTCGCTGTTATGCTCGGCATGATGGCTTATGAGTTCGGTGAACGAGCAGTCAAAGGGCTCGGCAAATATGTCGGCTTCGGATTTTTCGCGATCGCTTTCGGCTTGCTGCAGGGCATCCATATTCATCCCGCAATCGTCATTGTTGCGTTTCTTGGCTACGGTGCTTTTCATCTGAGAACAGTCGCTGCGCTTCAGCGAAGAAAACAGAAGAAGCAGCAGCGCCGCGCACAGCAGAAGGAGGGTGTAACTCGTGGAATGGATTAA
- a CDS encoding DUF4023 family protein, whose product MESTKEFVERLKATQHKAELNKRRNGNGNPAERLSNKQHGTNK is encoded by the coding sequence ATGGAAAGCACAAAAGAGTTTGTTGAGAGACTTAAAGCTACTCAGCACAAAGCCGAGCTCAATAAAAGACGCAATGGCAATGGCAATCCAGCAGAAAGACTCTCCAACAAGCAGCACGGCACCAATAAGTAA
- a CDS encoding Lrp/AsnC family transcriptional regulator, with the protein MHSKPLDESSEIGIDDIDRKIIAELNINGRISYTDLAKEIGLSRVAVQSRINALMDSGVIERFTAVINPERIGIQVSAFFNVEVEPKHLHAAADQLSEEPFVTSLYHMTGPSKLHMHGLFRNNQEMEYFLKEKLYPLPGIMSVDCQVLINRYKSRMGMRL; encoded by the coding sequence ATGCATTCCAAACCGCTTGATGAGTCATCGGAAATCGGAATTGATGACATCGATCGTAAAATCATTGCAGAACTTAATATTAATGGGAGAATATCTTACACTGACTTAGCGAAAGAAATTGGTTTATCTCGTGTAGCCGTACAATCAAGAATCAATGCGTTAATGGATAGCGGCGTAATTGAACGCTTCACTGCCGTCATCAACCCTGAACGAATTGGTATACAGGTGTCGGCTTTTTTCAATGTTGAGGTGGAGCCCAAGCATCTGCACGCCGCAGCCGATCAGCTATCGGAGGAGCCATTTGTCACCAGCCTCTATCACATGACCGGACCTAGCAAGCTGCATATGCATGGTCTATTCCGCAACAATCAGGAGATGGAGTATTTCTTGAAAGAGAAGCTCTACCCGCTGCCCGGCATTATGAGCGTCGACTGTCAGGTACTCATTAATCGTTACAAAAGCCGAATGGGAATGAGGCTGTAG
- a CDS encoding fumarylacetoacetate hydrolase family protein, translating to MKISTVKVNGQELAALPSENGLVLIETINKSEGTGWSAELFELIRFAELEQLSKWYDEGGKEKLIQLTAIPYEEVEYGPLYRHPRKIWGIGMNYVKDAAELATTAPDDEPVSFMKPDTTLIGPLDAIRIPLGAGQITAEAELGIIIGKTCKNITEAEAQDVIAGYTTTIDITASDIHARNPRYLTRAKSFDTFFSFGPQLITKDEFPDPLEMEVKTVINDEIAHRNKVFNMKFRPWFTVAFHSKVMTLLPGDIIMTGTPGAVVIRNGDIIECQIKGFEPLRNPVGD from the coding sequence ATGAAGATATCGACTGTAAAGGTGAATGGACAGGAGCTCGCCGCTCTTCCTAGCGAGAATGGACTAGTATTAATAGAAACAATTAATAAATCAGAAGGAACGGGCTGGAGCGCGGAGCTGTTCGAGCTTATCCGGTTTGCGGAGCTGGAGCAGCTATCAAAATGGTACGACGAGGGCGGCAAGGAAAAGTTAATTCAACTGACGGCTATTCCTTATGAAGAAGTGGAATATGGGCCCTTGTATCGACATCCGCGCAAAATATGGGGTATCGGCATGAATTATGTGAAGGATGCTGCCGAGCTCGCAACTACTGCTCCTGATGATGAGCCGGTCAGCTTCATGAAGCCGGATACGACGCTTATCGGTCCGCTTGATGCCATTCGTATTCCGCTTGGTGCGGGGCAAATTACGGCGGAGGCAGAGCTGGGTATTATTATTGGCAAGACATGCAAAAATATAACAGAGGCCGAGGCTCAGGATGTTATTGCTGGCTACACAACGACGATCGACATTACCGCGTCTGACATTCATGCGAGAAATCCGCGCTATTTAACGAGAGCCAAAAGCTTTGATACGTTCTTCAGCTTCGGACCGCAGCTCATAACGAAGGACGAATTTCCTGACCCGTTGGAAATGGAAGTCAAGACAGTCATTAACGACGAGATAGCTCATCGAAATAAAGTGTTCAACATGAAGTTTCGTCCGTGGTTTACGGTAGCCTTTCATTCGAAAGTGATGACGCTGCTCCCTGGCGATATTATTATGACAGGAACACCGGGCGCTGTCGTTATTCGTAATGGCGACATTATTGAATGTCAGATCAAAGGCTTCGAGCCGCTTCGAAATCCGGTGGGTGATTGA